The Chloroflexota bacterium DNA window TGCCGAATCTGGTGGAGACCGTGAAGGGGTACGCCGCCCATGAAAAGGCAGTCTTTGAGAATGTCACCAAGGCCCGCGCTGCCCTCATGTCTGCAGGCACGCCTCAGCAGGCCGCTCAGGCGGACAACATGCTCACTGGCGCGCTGAAGAGCCTCTTCGCCGTCGCAGAGGCCTATCCCGAGC harbors:
- a CDS encoding LemA family protein → MGAGIIVLIVILAIVAIGIFFIWGTYNSLVTIRQRVKEAWSGIDVQLKRRASLVPNLVETVKGYAAHEKAVFENVTKARAALMSAGTPQQAAQADNMLTGALKSLFAVAEAYPE